A DNA window from Pseudomonas resinovorans NBRC 106553 contains the following coding sequences:
- a CDS encoding VOC family protein translates to MAGSPCIPCLRYRDALAAITWLCNTFGFVEHLVVSEADGSIAHAQLSHGNGMVMLGSVRDNDYGRLLRQPDETGGLGTQAIYLVVAEVDAVHARALAAGASIVLPLKDEEYGGRGFTCRDPEGHLWSIGSYDPWA, encoded by the coding sequence ATGGCCGGTTCCCCCTGCATACCCTGCCTGCGTTATCGCGACGCGCTCGCCGCCATCACCTGGCTGTGCAACACCTTCGGCTTCGTCGAGCACCTGGTGGTGAGCGAGGCCGACGGCAGCATCGCCCACGCCCAACTGAGCCACGGTAATGGCATGGTGATGCTCGGTTCGGTGCGCGACAACGACTACGGCCGCCTGCTGCGCCAGCCCGACGAAACCGGCGGACTGGGCACCCAGGCCATCTACCTGGTGGTGGCCGAAGTGGATGCCGTGCATGCCCGTGCCCTGGCCGCCGGCGCCAGCATCGTGCTGCCGCTGAAGGATGAGGAGTACGGCGGCCGTGGCTTCACCTGCCGCGACCCGGAAGGCCATCTGTGGAGCATCGGTTCCTACGATCCCTGGGCTTGA
- a CDS encoding aldo/keto reductase — MHSITFPDGTRVPAIGQGTWHMGENRSERAREVAALRLGLELGLTLIDTAEMYAEGGAEEVVGQAIAGLREQVFLVSKVYPWNASRTGTALACERSLKRLGTDHIDLYLLHWRGEHPLEETVEAFERLREQGKIARWGVSNLDLDDLHELPAGCAANQVLYNPEARGIEFDLLPFQQQQGMPMMAYCPVGQGGKLLRNAALQEVASRHQASPAQVALAWALRQDGVLVIPKAVDPLHLKQNADAHGLRLSADDLALIDHGFPPPRRKRPLQMV; from the coding sequence ATGCATAGCATCACCTTCCCCGACGGCACCCGGGTGCCCGCCATCGGCCAGGGCACCTGGCACATGGGCGAGAACCGCAGCGAGCGCGCGCGTGAAGTCGCCGCCCTGCGCCTGGGGCTGGAACTGGGACTGACACTGATCGACACCGCCGAGATGTACGCCGAAGGCGGCGCCGAGGAGGTGGTGGGCCAGGCCATCGCCGGACTGCGCGAGCAGGTGTTCCTGGTCAGCAAGGTCTATCCCTGGAACGCCAGCCGCACGGGCACCGCCCTGGCTTGCGAGCGCAGCCTCAAGCGCCTTGGTACCGACCATATCGACCTCTATCTGCTGCACTGGCGCGGCGAACACCCGCTGGAGGAAACCGTGGAAGCCTTCGAGCGCCTGCGCGAGCAGGGCAAGATCGCCCGCTGGGGCGTCTCCAACCTCGACCTCGACGACCTCCATGAGCTGCCCGCCGGCTGCGCCGCCAACCAGGTGCTCTACAACCCCGAGGCGCGGGGTATCGAGTTCGACCTGCTGCCCTTCCAGCAGCAACAGGGCATGCCGATGATGGCCTATTGCCCGGTGGGGCAGGGTGGCAAGCTGCTGCGCAACGCGGCGCTGCAAGAGGTCGCCAGCCGCCATCAGGCCAGCCCCGCCCAGGTGGCCCTTGCCTGGGCCCTGCGCCAGGACGGCGTGCTGGTTATCCCCAAGGCGGTCGATCCGCTGCACCTGAAGCAGAACGCCGATGCCCACGGGCTGCGGCTCAGCGCCGACGACCTGGCGCTGATCGACCACGGCTTCCCGCCGCCACGGCGCAAGCGGCCATTGCAGATGGTTTGA
- a CDS encoding efflux RND transporter periplasmic adaptor subunit, protein MNRTLYPLLGLLGMVATAWAEEPPKDPLLDVPAASAASGGEARGVLRARNQAVLASELPGRIVEMPYAEGQAFKKGEVLVRFDCSAYQAQLNAANSAVRAAREELKNKQQLAALNSVGRFEVALAEARQAQSQAEAQVYQVQVQRCQVKAPFDGQVVARKVQPHESVASGAPLLEVVDNRTLEIHLLVPSSWLSRLKPEQGFSFVPDETGQPLQAVVKRLGARIDEGSQTLLLIGGLPADAPGLLAGMSGTAHFPETP, encoded by the coding sequence ATGAATCGCACGCTGTATCCGCTGCTGGGCTTGCTGGGAATGGTCGCCACCGCCTGGGCGGAGGAGCCACCGAAAGACCCCCTGCTCGATGTTCCCGCCGCCAGCGCCGCGTCCGGTGGCGAAGCCCGTGGCGTGCTGCGTGCGCGCAACCAGGCGGTGCTCGCCAGTGAACTGCCGGGGCGCATCGTTGAAATGCCCTACGCCGAAGGTCAGGCCTTCAAGAAGGGCGAGGTGCTGGTGCGCTTCGACTGCAGCGCCTACCAGGCCCAGCTCAACGCCGCAAATTCCGCCGTGCGCGCCGCCCGCGAGGAGCTGAAGAACAAGCAGCAACTGGCCGCCCTCAATTCCGTGGGGCGCTTCGAAGTGGCCCTGGCGGAGGCGCGCCAGGCCCAGTCCCAGGCCGAAGCGCAGGTCTACCAGGTGCAGGTGCAGCGTTGCCAGGTCAAGGCGCCCTTCGACGGCCAGGTGGTCGCGCGCAAGGTGCAACCCCACGAGAGCGTGGCCAGTGGCGCCCCGCTGCTGGAAGTGGTGGACAACCGCACCCTGGAGATCCACCTGCTGGTGCCGTCGAGCTGGTTGAGCCGGCTCAAGCCCGAACAGGGCTTCAGCTTCGTTCCCGATGAAACCGGCCAGCCGCTGCAAGCGGTGGTCAAGCGCCTTGGCGCGCGCATCGACGAAGGCAGCCAGACCTTGCTGCTGATCGGCGGCCTGCCGGCCGACGCCCCCGGCCTGCTGGCCGGCATGAGTGGCACCGCGCACTTCCCGGAAACGCCATGA
- a CDS encoding efflux RND transporter periplasmic adaptor subunit: MSAALPNAAERVFALFLGLEKQARQAASTEQLAFAMVNDGQALFGFRHAALLVAGKVRALTGISQVEPNAPFVAFVERATAQLLGQGLLDQPHAVDAALQDEQARADWQALSAAEAFWLPLKDRQGEVFGGLWLAREQPFNGAEQALLAQLGDSYAHAWLALQPRKPWRLRWPKKKLLAIAGSLCLLLLVPVRQSVLAPAEVVPQGGRVVAAPLDGVVAEFLVKPNQTVAAGDLLVRFDATSLKAQADVAERALGVAEAELKANTQRAFSDAESSSRIDLLAARVEQKRAERDYARQLLARSEVRAERAGIAVFADAERLTGKPVQTGERLMQIADPTQAELRIELPVGDAIALQPGAEVALFLDSDPLNRHDARLERAAYEAQATAAGQLAYRLDAAFNEAPPRIGLRGTAKLFGDRAPLAYYLLRRPLAAARQSLGF; the protein is encoded by the coding sequence ATGAGCGCGGCCCTGCCAAACGCCGCCGAGCGCGTCTTCGCGCTTTTCCTCGGCCTGGAGAAACAGGCCCGCCAGGCCGCCAGCACCGAGCAACTGGCGTTCGCCATGGTCAACGATGGCCAGGCGCTGTTCGGTTTCCGCCATGCCGCGTTGCTGGTCGCCGGCAAGGTGCGGGCGCTCACCGGGATCAGCCAGGTGGAGCCCAACGCGCCGTTCGTCGCCTTCGTCGAGCGTGCCACCGCGCAACTGCTCGGCCAAGGCCTGCTCGACCAACCCCATGCCGTGGATGCCGCGCTGCAGGACGAACAGGCCCGCGCCGACTGGCAGGCGCTGTCCGCCGCCGAGGCGTTCTGGCTGCCGCTGAAGGATCGCCAGGGCGAGGTCTTCGGCGGCCTCTGGCTGGCCCGCGAACAACCCTTCAACGGCGCCGAGCAAGCCCTGCTGGCCCAGCTCGGCGACAGCTACGCCCACGCCTGGCTCGCGTTGCAGCCGCGCAAGCCCTGGCGCCTGCGCTGGCCGAAGAAAAAGCTCCTGGCCATCGCAGGCAGCCTCTGCCTCCTGCTCCTGGTGCCGGTGCGCCAATCGGTGCTGGCCCCGGCGGAAGTGGTGCCCCAGGGCGGTCGGGTGGTGGCCGCGCCGCTGGACGGCGTGGTCGCCGAGTTTCTCGTCAAACCCAACCAGACCGTCGCCGCCGGTGACCTGCTGGTGCGCTTCGACGCCACCAGCCTGAAGGCCCAGGCCGACGTCGCCGAGCGCGCCCTGGGCGTCGCCGAGGCGGAGCTCAAGGCCAATACCCAGCGGGCGTTCAGCGATGCCGAATCGAGCTCGCGGATCGACCTGCTGGCCGCGCGGGTGGAGCAGAAACGCGCCGAACGCGACTACGCCCGGCAGTTGCTGGCGCGCAGCGAAGTGCGCGCCGAGCGCGCCGGTATCGCGGTGTTCGCCGATGCCGAGCGCCTCACCGGCAAGCCGGTACAGACCGGCGAGCGACTGATGCAGATCGCCGACCCGACCCAGGCCGAGCTGCGCATCGAATTGCCGGTGGGCGACGCCATCGCCCTGCAACCCGGCGCGGAGGTGGCGCTGTTCCTCGACAGCGATCCCCTCAACCGCCATGACGCGCGCCTCGAACGGGCCGCCTACGAGGCCCAGGCCACCGCCGCCGGGCAACTGGCCTATCGCCTCGACGCCGCCTTCAACGAGGCGCCGCCGCGCATCGGCCTGCGGGGCACCGCCAAGCTGTTCGGCGACCGCGCGCCGCTGGCCTATTACCTGTTGCGTCGGCCCCTGGCCGCGGCACGCCAGAGCCTGGGCTTCTGA
- a CDS encoding efflux RND transporter periplasmic adaptor subunit: MMLPALRPDLQLSPAAPGLDGAPQWTLADPLRGRYFKLGAAAVRLLRHWALGDPQRVLEAANAEPGLPLGKSELEELLRFLRGYDLIAALDEEQRASYGPKAGAQRQSLWNRVLHQYLFFRIPLWRPDAFLNRAWPVLERHGPWLLRWGLPLVFALGLFLVARDWQRFIATFPHLFSLGGALAFGIALTFAKLCHEFGHAFMAKRAGCRVQSMGLAFMVLLPMFYTDVSDAWRVRDRRSRLLIGAGGVLAELVLAVLALLAWSLLPDGPARTSAFMLASATWITTVIINLNPFMRFDGYFLISDLWGVDNLQTRAFALCRWRLREALFGYGEPAPEPWSPEMRRRLLVWGYGSWLWRAVLFFGIALAVYHLFFKVLGIFLMLVELVWFIGLPVWRELGEWWQRREQSEPRKVLLTGAGLLVVLVLLVLPWRSSVEVPALLEASRATALHAPVAARLKALQVTDGQMVEQGALLLELESPDLDSRQTIVRREIEILQLQLRRQAGRSETAADAGILEQRLAEAVAEYRGLAAQRERLQLRAPQAGVVRDLLPDLSVGRWLNPGETLARVVEPGLRLRGYLAEDELWRVQPGTEGHFIADDPARPALPVRLDEVDATGVPYLELEALSSDHHGPIAVRRDAQNRAEPVRAQYGARLSLLDASIEPAQPLRGVVVLDGQGQSLLGAAWRRLAALGVRESGF; the protein is encoded by the coding sequence CTGATGCTGCCCGCCCTGCGCCCCGACCTGCAGTTGTCGCCGGCCGCCCCCGGGCTGGACGGCGCTCCACAATGGACCCTGGCCGACCCCCTGCGCGGGCGCTACTTCAAGCTCGGCGCCGCCGCCGTGCGCCTGCTGCGCCACTGGGCCCTGGGCGATCCGCAGCGGGTGCTGGAGGCCGCCAACGCCGAACCGGGCCTGCCGCTCGGCAAGTCCGAGCTGGAGGAGTTGCTGCGTTTCCTGCGGGGCTACGACCTGATCGCCGCCCTGGATGAGGAGCAGCGCGCCAGCTATGGCCCGAAGGCCGGCGCCCAGCGCCAGAGCCTGTGGAACCGGGTGCTGCACCAGTACCTGTTCTTCCGCATTCCGCTGTGGCGGCCGGACGCCTTCCTCAATCGCGCCTGGCCGGTGCTGGAACGCCACGGTCCCTGGCTGCTGCGCTGGGGCCTGCCGCTGGTGTTCGCCCTCGGCCTGTTCCTGGTGGCGCGGGACTGGCAGCGCTTCATCGCCACCTTCCCGCACCTGTTCAGCCTCGGCGGCGCCCTGGCCTTCGGCATCGCCCTGACCTTCGCCAAGCTCTGTCACGAGTTCGGCCACGCCTTCATGGCCAAACGCGCCGGTTGCCGGGTGCAGAGCATGGGCCTGGCCTTCATGGTGCTGCTGCCGATGTTCTACACCGACGTCAGCGACGCCTGGCGGGTGCGTGACCGGCGCTCGCGGTTGCTGATCGGCGCCGGCGGCGTGCTCGCGGAATTGGTGCTGGCAGTGCTCGCGCTGCTGGCCTGGTCGCTGCTGCCGGACGGCCCGGCGCGCACCTCGGCCTTCATGCTGGCCAGCGCCACCTGGATCACCACGGTGATCATCAACCTCAATCCTTTCATGCGCTTCGACGGTTACTTCCTCATCAGCGACCTCTGGGGTGTGGATAACCTCCAGACGCGCGCCTTCGCCCTCTGCCGCTGGCGCCTGCGCGAGGCGCTGTTCGGCTACGGCGAGCCGGCCCCCGAGCCCTGGTCGCCGGAAATGCGCCGGCGCCTGCTGGTCTGGGGCTACGGCTCCTGGCTGTGGCGGGCGGTGCTGTTCTTCGGCATCGCCCTGGCGGTCTACCACCTGTTCTTCAAGGTGCTGGGCATCTTCCTGATGCTGGTGGAACTGGTCTGGTTCATCGGCCTGCCGGTCTGGCGCGAGCTGGGCGAGTGGTGGCAGCGCCGCGAGCAGAGCGAGCCGCGCAAGGTGCTGCTCACCGGTGCCGGACTGCTGGTGGTCCTGGTCCTGCTGGTCCTGCCCTGGCGCAGTTCGGTGGAAGTGCCGGCGCTGCTGGAAGCCTCCCGCGCCACCGCCCTGCATGCGCCCGTGGCGGCGCGGCTCAAGGCGTTGCAGGTGACCGACGGCCAGATGGTGGAGCAGGGCGCCTTGTTGCTGGAGCTGGAATCCCCCGACCTGGATTCGCGACAGACCATCGTCCGCCGCGAGATCGAGATTCTCCAGCTGCAGCTGCGCCGCCAGGCCGGGCGCAGCGAGACCGCCGCCGACGCGGGCATCCTCGAACAACGCCTGGCCGAGGCGGTGGCCGAATACCGTGGCCTCGCCGCCCAGCGCGAACGCCTGCAATTGCGCGCACCCCAGGCCGGCGTGGTGCGCGACCTGTTGCCGGACCTCAGCGTGGGCCGCTGGCTCAACCCCGGCGAAACCCTGGCGCGGGTGGTGGAACCGGGCCTGCGCCTGCGCGGCTACCTCGCCGAGGACGAGCTGTGGCGCGTCCAACCCGGCACCGAGGGGCATTTCATCGCCGACGACCCGGCGCGCCCGGCCCTGCCGGTGCGCCTGGACGAAGTGGACGCCACCGGCGTGCCCTACCTCGAACTGGAAGCCCTCAGTTCCGATCACCACGGCCCCATCGCCGTGCGCCGCGATGCCCAGAACCGCGCCGAGCCGGTGCGGGCCCAGTACGGCGCGCGCCTGAGCCTGCTGGATGCCTCCATCGAACCGGCCCAGCCCCTGCGCGGGGTGGTGGTGCTGGATGGCCAGGGGCAATCGCTGCTGGGGGCAGCCTGGCGACGGTTGGCGGCCCTTGGCGTCCGGGAGAGTGGTTTCTGA
- a CDS encoding DUF4347 domain-containing protein has translation MMFDGAVAATVAEAPAADAATPDAPSGAADQAGHDYAQAGPVAEATGNRKEVVFVDGAVDDYQSLVSGMDESVEVVVLDRARDGVEQMAKWAQGRSGYDAIHVISNGSEGRTKLGTAELDAKSVANYARALGQLGAALTADGDILLYGSEIGRDARGGELLAGIANATGADVAASNDATGAAAAGGNGALEIHFGNVTTPSAIRAEDWDAFGGLLTESVSPLVDSGTRNVEFQVGDFDGDGDVDILTQEGGPGAAVALWRNDGSGGFTYSQAIADGVSGLSLASGSARVTDLDNDGDLDYHQQNAFAGNDLYFANNGAGVFTAATLPFADSGTRNPAHTQVGDFDNQGGVDVLTQAGGQGAAVTLWTSNGSGGFSSSLAIPAGVSDLNLSLSSVRVADFDNDGDLDVYQPVAGDDNDLYFTNFGHGIFLAGTPPLEDSGTTNVGFIQVGDLDNDGDSDILTQEDGVDAAVTLWSNNGNGAFTPSQAFAAGVAGLNIASGSARIADYDGDGDLDYYQRNPGAGNDLYLRNDGQLDKELASAERGSAEQGPRGLQGAPTLGQQLQGMHEGEQRLVRDLAEAFGQIGVDLR, from the coding sequence ATGATGTTCGACGGCGCGGTCGCCGCCACCGTCGCGGAGGCTCCAGCCGCCGACGCCGCCACCCCTGATGCCCCCAGCGGCGCGGCCGACCAGGCCGGTCATGACTACGCCCAGGCCGGCCCCGTGGCGGAAGCCACCGGCAACCGCAAGGAAGTCGTCTTCGTCGATGGCGCCGTGGACGACTACCAGTCGCTGGTGTCGGGCATGGACGAGAGCGTCGAGGTGGTTGTGCTCGACCGTGCCCGGGACGGCGTGGAGCAGATGGCCAAATGGGCCCAGGGCCGCTCGGGCTATGACGCGATCCATGTGATTTCCAATGGCAGCGAGGGGCGCACGAAGCTGGGCACGGCCGAGCTCGATGCCAAGTCGGTCGCCAACTACGCCCGCGCCCTGGGGCAGCTCGGCGCCGCGCTGACCGCCGATGGCGACATCCTGCTCTACGGCAGCGAAATCGGCCGCGATGCGCGGGGTGGTGAGCTGCTGGCCGGGATCGCCAACGCCACGGGCGCCGATGTGGCGGCCTCGAACGATGCCACGGGCGCCGCCGCCGCCGGCGGTAATGGTGCGCTGGAGATCCACTTCGGCAACGTGACCACCCCCTCGGCCATCCGCGCCGAGGACTGGGACGCTTTCGGTGGCCTGCTGACGGAGAGCGTTTCGCCGCTGGTGGACAGCGGAACCAGGAACGTCGAGTTCCAGGTGGGTGATTTCGATGGCGACGGCGATGTCGACATCCTGACCCAGGAAGGTGGCCCGGGAGCCGCCGTAGCCCTGTGGCGCAATGACGGCAGCGGCGGGTTCACCTACTCGCAAGCCATTGCCGACGGTGTGAGCGGGCTGAGCCTTGCCTCCGGCAGCGCTCGGGTGACCGACCTCGACAACGACGGCGACCTCGATTACCACCAGCAGAACGCCTTCGCCGGTAACGACCTGTATTTCGCCAACAACGGTGCGGGCGTTTTCACGGCCGCGACCCTGCCGTTCGCCGATAGCGGCACGCGCAACCCGGCCCATACCCAGGTCGGCGACTTCGACAACCAAGGTGGCGTCGACGTCCTCACCCAGGCGGGCGGCCAGGGCGCCGCAGTGACGCTGTGGACCAGCAATGGCAGCGGTGGCTTCAGCTCCTCGCTGGCCATTCCCGCCGGTGTGAGCGACCTGAACCTCAGCCTTTCCAGCGTCCGCGTCGCCGACTTCGACAACGATGGCGACCTCGACGTCTACCAGCCGGTTGCCGGCGACGACAACGACCTCTATTTCACCAACTTCGGCCACGGCATCTTCCTGGCGGGTACGCCACCGCTGGAGGACTCCGGCACGACCAACGTCGGCTTCATCCAGGTGGGGGACCTCGACAACGACGGTGATTCCGACATCCTCACCCAGGAGGACGGCGTGGACGCCGCCGTCACCCTGTGGAGCAACAATGGCAATGGCGCCTTCACCCCGTCGCAGGCGTTCGCGGCTGGCGTGGCCGGGCTGAACATCGCCTCTGGCAGCGCGCGGATTGCCGATTACGACGGTGATGGCGACCTCGACTACTACCAGCGTAACCCCGGTGCCGGCAACGACCTCTACCTGCGCAATGACGGCCAGCTCGACAAGGAGCTGGCGTCGGCCGAGCGCGGGAGTGCTGAGCAGGGGCCGCGAGGCTTGCAGGGAGCGCCTACGCTGGGGCAGCAATTGCAGGGTATGCACGAGGGCGAGCAGCGTCTGGTGCGGGACCTGGCCGAGGCATTCGGGCAGATCGGTGTCGATCTCCGGTAA
- a CDS encoding aspartyl/asparaginyl beta-hydroxylase domain-containing protein gives MTLPRCSRLPLAFELAPLLAALARVPADAWRHHFNTGYYEGDWSGVALITPDDALLPLAPGQGAPVRSAWWQGEPAWGALLALFQAQIRSARLLRLGSGSRIHEHCDPDLGLPDSDLRLHVPLLSPPGVEFLVDGLQVPMAAGECWFIDLARPHRVDNPSAGERIHLVLDCQRNDWLLERVQQGLAATPALQPGRAGRDFAAFRERVARDPALAARLQALSDARDFLQETVALGAERGLEFSEAEVRSAMRQGKQAWNDQWRV, from the coding sequence ATGACATTACCCCGTTGTTCCAGGCTCCCCCTGGCGTTCGAGCTGGCGCCGCTGCTGGCCGCCTTGGCGCGGGTGCCCGCCGATGCCTGGCGGCACCACTTCAATACCGGTTACTACGAGGGCGACTGGAGTGGCGTCGCCCTGATCACCCCGGATGACGCACTGCTGCCCCTGGCTCCCGGCCAGGGCGCACCGGTGCGCAGCGCCTGGTGGCAGGGCGAGCCTGCCTGGGGCGCGCTGCTGGCGTTGTTCCAGGCCCAGATACGCAGCGCCCGCCTGCTGCGCCTGGGATCGGGCTCGCGTATCCACGAGCACTGCGACCCGGACCTCGGCCTGCCGGACAGCGACCTGCGCCTGCATGTGCCGCTGCTGAGCCCGCCCGGCGTGGAGTTCCTCGTCGACGGCCTGCAGGTACCCATGGCGGCGGGCGAGTGCTGGTTCATCGACCTCGCCCGGCCCCATCGGGTGGACAACCCAAGCGCTGGCGAGCGCATCCACCTGGTGCTGGACTGCCAGCGCAACGACTGGCTGCTGGAGCGGGTGCAGCAGGGCCTGGCGGCGACCCCGGCCTTGCAGCCGGGGAGGGCGGGGCGGGACTTCGCCGCGTTTCGCGAGCGGGTGGCGCGGGACCCGGCGCTGGCCGCGCGGCTGCAGGCGCTTTCCGATGCGCGGGACTTCCTGCAGGAAACGGTGGCTCTGGGGGCGGAGCGGGGGCTGGAATTTTCCGAGGCGGAGGTGCGCAGCGCCATGCGCCAGGGCAAACAGGCATGGAACGATCAATGGCGCGTATGA
- a CDS encoding sulfotransferase family protein gives MARMNPENDFSGWLPIRAWRRDGEWRLDWCWFGETRLTRPFFRDDVDQALRLPFNQAFRRETDIQALLDWQGESPGVAPGAFIFHASRCGSTLMAQMLAGLARNIVLSEPPPLDNLLRAHFLDPYAARLQSGWIEALLSAYGQRRCGTEEQLLIKLDAWNVFEAPLLAGLFPDTPRIFLYRDPLEIVVSQLRQPGMQRVPGMLGPSALDELVPGGLAMSPLEYSCRMIGAILQGGLELCQRHGGVPVNYSELPGAVWGRLAPLLGAESADEARLHEIAAFDAKQPAMAFQADGQRKRDAATDELREAIVRWAAEPYQLLERLRLDGADKAVVRKFTHT, from the coding sequence ATGGCGCGTATGAATCCCGAAAACGATTTCAGCGGCTGGCTGCCCATCCGCGCCTGGCGGCGTGACGGCGAGTGGCGCCTGGACTGGTGCTGGTTCGGCGAAACCCGGCTGACCCGGCCATTCTTTCGCGATGACGTGGACCAGGCGCTGCGCCTGCCGTTCAACCAGGCGTTCCGCCGCGAGACGGACATCCAGGCTCTGCTGGATTGGCAGGGCGAGAGTCCCGGCGTTGCGCCTGGCGCTTTCATCTTCCACGCCTCCCGCTGCGGCTCCACCCTCATGGCGCAGATGCTGGCGGGCCTTGCGCGCAATATCGTGCTGTCCGAACCGCCGCCGCTGGACAACCTGCTGCGCGCGCATTTCCTCGACCCCTATGCCGCGCGGCTACAGAGCGGCTGGATCGAGGCGCTGCTATCGGCCTACGGCCAGCGCCGCTGCGGCACTGAAGAGCAGTTGCTGATCAAGCTGGACGCCTGGAACGTCTTCGAGGCGCCGCTGCTGGCCGGGCTCTTCCCGGACACGCCGCGCATCTTCCTCTATCGCGATCCGCTGGAGATCGTCGTATCCCAGTTGCGCCAGCCGGGCATGCAGCGGGTGCCGGGCATGCTCGGCCCATCGGCGCTGGACGAGCTTGTGCCGGGGGGCCTGGCCATGTCGCCACTGGAGTACAGCTGCCGAATGATCGGGGCGATCCTCCAGGGTGGCCTGGAGTTGTGCCAGCGTCATGGTGGCGTGCCGGTGAACTACAGCGAACTGCCAGGGGCCGTCTGGGGCCGACTGGCGCCGTTGCTCGGCGCGGAATCGGCCGATGAGGCCAGGCTGCACGAGATTGCCGCCTTCGATGCCAAGCAACCGGCCATGGCCTTCCAGGCCGATGGCCAGCGCAAGCGCGACGCCGCCACGGATGAGTTGCGCGAAGCCATCGTCCGCTGGGCTGCCGAGCCTTACCAACTGCTGGAACGACTACGCCTGGATGGCGCCGACAAGGCAGTTGTCAGAAAGTTCACTCATACTTAA
- a CDS encoding GNAT family N-acetyltransferase, with product MPSTELNLRPIEGADQAFLRELYASSRADEMAAVPWDDATKTAFLTQQFNAQHSYYQTHYHDADFSVVCHRNEPIGRLYVFRGPSVLNLIDVSLLPEWRGQGIGTGFLRALVDEADAAAKSIRLFVEPGNPAKRLYERFGFTVTGSNHVYLQMQRAATPALAVPA from the coding sequence GTGCCTAGTACCGAGCTCAACCTCCGTCCGATCGAGGGCGCCGACCAGGCGTTCCTGCGGGAGCTTTATGCAAGCTCCCGCGCCGACGAAATGGCGGCGGTGCCCTGGGATGACGCGACCAAGACTGCCTTCCTCACCCAGCAGTTCAACGCCCAGCACAGCTATTACCAGACGCATTATCACGATGCCGATTTCTCGGTGGTTTGCCACCGGAACGAGCCCATCGGGCGTCTGTATGTCTTTCGCGGCCCCTCCGTCCTCAACCTGATCGACGTTTCCCTGCTGCCTGAATGGCGTGGCCAGGGCATCGGTACGGGTTTCCTGCGCGCATTGGTCGATGAGGCGGACGCCGCCGCGAAGTCGATCCGTCTGTTCGTCGAACCCGGCAACCCGGCCAAACGACTTTACGAGCGCTTCGGCTTCACGGTGACCGGTTCCAATCACGTCTACCTGCAGATGCAGCGTGCGGCCACGCCCGCCCTGGCTGTGCCGGCATGA
- a CDS encoding DUF6916 family protein, with amino-acid sequence MSQIPTFEQFERQLGQPWTLRWDEGEGLAITLVEVAEGTAMNARYQCYDAVFAQPPGVQMPQHVYRLCSPEGDEWDVMLTPIGPDQEGDCHLLQALFHVKRPKPVGTHP; translated from the coding sequence ATGAGCCAGATTCCTACGTTCGAGCAGTTCGAGCGCCAGCTTGGGCAACCCTGGACATTGCGTTGGGATGAGGGCGAAGGGCTTGCCATCACCCTGGTGGAAGTGGCCGAGGGAACCGCGATGAACGCCCGTTACCAGTGCTACGACGCTGTCTTCGCCCAACCCCCGGGAGTCCAGATGCCCCAGCACGTCTATCGGCTGTGCAGCCCGGAAGGGGATGAGTGGGACGTCATGCTCACCCCCATCGGCCCGGACCAAGAAGGCGACTGCCACCTGTTGCAGGCGCTGTTCCATGTGAAGCGGCCGAAGCCGGTCGGAACCCACCCTTAG
- a CDS encoding phage tail protein produces MSDPFLGEIRMVGFNFAPRGWALCWGQQMAIAQNSALFSLLGTLYGGNGQVTFGLPDYRGRSPVGMGQGPGLSNIDQGEVAGSESMTLTINQMPMHNHAMVASAVTGSAQVAVPANSSSTTAVSAPSTTAVLGPVTAAGRAGTLYTNDAANTTLAPFTASVNCSAPTVTCGAAGGSQPFGLRNPYLGTNFVIALEGIFPSRN; encoded by the coding sequence ATGAGTGATCCGTTTTTGGGTGAAATCCGCATGGTCGGCTTCAACTTTGCACCACGGGGCTGGGCCCTGTGCTGGGGACAGCAGATGGCTATTGCGCAGAACAGCGCCCTGTTCTCGCTGCTGGGCACCCTGTACGGCGGCAATGGCCAGGTGACCTTCGGTCTGCCGGACTATCGCGGCCGCAGCCCGGTGGGCATGGGGCAGGGGCCTGGCCTGAGCAATATCGATCAGGGCGAGGTCGCGGGTAGCGAGAGCATGACCCTGACCATCAACCAGATGCCGATGCATAACCATGCCATGGTCGCATCGGCTGTCACCGGCAGCGCGCAGGTTGCCGTACCTGCCAACTCCAGCTCGACCACTGCGGTGTCCGCTCCTTCAACGACTGCCGTACTGGGCCCAGTCACCGCTGCTGGTCGTGCGGGCACGCTGTACACCAACGATGCAGCCAACACCACCCTGGCACCCTTCACTGCCAGCGTGAACTGCTCGGCGCCCACCGTGACCTGCGGGGCTGCTGGCGGAAGCCAGCCCTTCGGTCTGCGCAACCCGTACCTCGGCACCAACTTCGTGATCGCGCTGGAAGGCATCTTCCCGTCGCGCAACTGA